The following nucleotide sequence is from Penicillium digitatum chromosome 5, complete sequence.
GGTCCCGCTGGTCTCGCTGCTGCGATTCGCTTGAAGCAACTTGCCAACGAGGCAGGTAATGAAGAGTTCCGGGTTATTCTACTAGAGAAGGCAGGCGAATTGGGCGCCCATATTGTCTCCGGGAACGTTTTGCAACCAACCGCCCTTGATGAGTTACTCCCCGACTGGCTGTCCGAGAACAACCCTTCGCGTTTTGAGGGTGCGACCCCCGCCAAAGGCGACAAGATGCGCTTCCTGACAAAGAATGGCTCGTACCCACTCCCTTCGCCGCCACAGATGCACAACGAGGGGAACTATATTGTCAGTCTGAACGAGCTGACTAAGTGGCTGGGGGAGCGTGCGGAAGAGGTTGGTGTAGAGGTATACCCTGGGTTCGCAGCTAGTGAGATAGTTTATAGCCCGGATGGCTCAGTCAAGGGTGTTGCGACCAACGACCTGGGACTCGCTCGGGATGGCAAGCCCAAGGAGACATTTGAGAGAGGAATGGAGTTCCATGCCCGCGTCACACTTCTTGCTGAGGGCTGCCACGGCAGCTTGACCAAGCAGGTGATCAAGAAGTACGATCTTCGACGAGATAGCCAGCCCCAGACATATGCTCTTGGAATCAAGGAAGTCTGGGAGATTCAACCCGAGAAGTTCCGATCAGGCGAAATTACTCACTCGATGGGATACCCTCTTCCCAAGGATACCTATGGTGGAGCCTGGATGTACCACTTCGGAGACAACATGGTGAGtattggtctagtggtaggATTGGACTACCCAAACCCATGGCTTTCGCCGTACGGAGAATTCCAGAAAATGAAACACCACCCTATGTTCAAAGAGGTTCTCGAGGGCGGCAAGTGCATCTCTTACGGAGCCCGAGCACTGAATGAAGGCGGTTTCCAATCGATCCCCAAGTGCGCATTCCCCGGAGGTGCCTTGATTGGTGACACGGCTGGCTTTTTAAACGTCCCGAAAATTAAGGGTACCCACACCGCCATGAAATCAGGCATGTTAGCCGCCGAGGCTGCCTTCTCGGCGCTTCAGGGTGACAACCTAGGAACCGTTTTTTTGTATGACTACGAGAAATCTCTGCGGGATTCATTCATTTGGAAAGAACTGTCTGAGGTCCGTAACATCCGACCCTCATTCAATACCCCACTGGGTTTCTTCGGTGGACTTCTCTACTCCGGGTTGGAGGCCTACCTGTTCAAGGGCCGAGTGCCATGGACTCTCAACCACCATGGCACTGACGCAGCGGCTACTAAGCCTGCTTCACAATACGAAAAAATCGTTTACCCCAAGCCAGATGGAGAGCTCAGCTTCGATATCTTGACCAGTGTGAGCCGGACGGGTACCAACCACGAGGAAGACCAACCGGTTCACCTACAAGTGGAGG
It contains:
- a CDS encoding Electron transfer flavoprotein-ubiquinone oxidoreductase; its protein translation is MASKGAVLPLLRREIRPSRFSRATSSVSAITTPARHSSSSFTASGLRSTRRTALFTAPIQTRAFSQSLSKRFTNENGDFDPRILERESDDVDVCIVGGGPAGLAAAIRLKQLANEAGNEEFRVILLEKAGELGAHIVSGNVLQPTALDELLPDWLSENNPSRFEGATPAKGDKMRFLTKNGSYPLPSPPQMHNEGNYIVSLNELTKWLGERAEEVGVEVYPGFAASEIVYSPDGSVKGVATNDLGLARDGKPKETFERGMEFHARVTLLAEGCHGSLTKQVIKKYDLRRDSQPQTYALGIKEVWEIQPEKFRSGEITHSMGYPLPKDTYGGAWMYHFGDNMVSIGLVVGLDYPNPWLSPYGEFQKMKHHPMFKEVLEGGKCISYGARALNEGGFQSIPKCAFPGGALIGDTAGFLNVPKIKGTHTAMKSGMLAAEAAFSALQGDNLGTVFLYDYEKSLRDSFIWKELSEVRNIRPSFNTPLGFFGGLLYSGLEAYLFKGRVPWTLNHHGTDAAATKPASQYEKIVYPKPDGELSFDILTSVSRTGTNHEEDQPVHLQVEDLDKHTDLAWPVYKGIENRFCPAGVYEYVEDPSKKHGVRFQINSQNCIHCKTCDIKVPTQDINWQTPQGGEGPKYIMT